A window of Tautonia plasticadhaerens contains these coding sequences:
- a CDS encoding DUF1592 domain-containing protein, with product MRNAAPWGALSWVASIVGIVPSPASADELGAELKPLLGRYCVECHGEEFAEAKINLQQMAEAPDLGRRFREWEKVARVVRDGRMPPEYMPQPARKTRETIAGAIEGALDQYVERHEGDPGPVPLRRLTGAEYAATIEDLTGVDLDLGADFVSDAVAGEGFTNAGGGQFMQDSTLERYLEAARRLADHLVVGSGPLRFFEDPGRTGRELSAITRIQAIYQAHGFRTAAGEGAEPFGLDLYPSALLVAWQYRHREELGLGDVDLPTLARREGRSVRLCEHLWRVLNREEAPFPLSLVIDEWRALPPPGELGPEEARARCLGICERLRGWQSTLAASAGDEEEAAVLTAGEIRVAPRHEMAADISWPEGARSTEFVLSVSPASDHPIEDAVVLWRDARIRLRLEDRRRDRPRSIAEFLDPESADRLAIGSHPRGGPIDEGDFAIGGGASVPVRLRIPEGAISARLTVEVELDEESREFGIVRCRVADGEVEGETAAEVGDTSALLADPGNPLVESWREGVAEFARLLPEVSHREPAPSDRDPIPAPFDAAYNMPERNEFHSSIKYHRDDDFFVRHVADDAARLRLDRAWTDLLSSFEYHDLNLRFLSRKFGLGLDDASIDSLDAGTIEAIPEGPRAFVTRWKDELEGMRQALEDAEPGHVEDALRLAGLAWRRPLSSGEQGRLRSFYRELRAEAGLDHDRAIRALFARILVSPAFLYRAEPTPGDRPGVVPLDDWQLASRLSYFLWSSMPDEELRRLAAGGRLRDPGELARQARRMLSDPKAGRLASEFFGQWLGFYRFDRHRGIDTGAFPEFTERLRGSMYGEAEAFFGHLVREDRPVDEILFADYSFLDRRLAEHYGIPADSLREDEFARVDGLDTHHRGGLFGMGSVLAVTSAPLRTSAVKRGDWVLRRVVGTPVPPPPADVGSIPAEEVLPDGLTVRERLEAHRSDASCVNCHARIDPLGFALEQFDPLGRWRDSYADGQEIDTSGTLSDGTTITGPGGLRDYLRRERPRFHRTIGAKLLGYALGRAELVSDRPLVGRMVADLDAGGRFSDLVVRVVTSEQFRNRRSTPFEPPEGEASGGE from the coding sequence GTGAGGAACGCCGCACCCTGGGGGGCCCTCTCCTGGGTCGCCTCGATCGTCGGCATCGTCCCCTCGCCCGCGTCGGCGGACGAGCTGGGGGCCGAGCTGAAACCGCTGCTGGGGCGCTACTGCGTCGAGTGCCACGGCGAGGAGTTCGCCGAGGCGAAGATCAACCTCCAGCAGATGGCCGAGGCCCCCGACCTGGGCCGGAGGTTCCGGGAGTGGGAGAAGGTCGCCCGGGTGGTCCGGGACGGTCGGATGCCGCCGGAGTACATGCCCCAGCCGGCCCGCAAGACCCGGGAGACGATCGCCGGGGCCATCGAGGGGGCGCTCGATCAGTACGTGGAACGCCACGAGGGGGACCCCGGGCCGGTCCCCCTGCGACGGCTGACCGGCGCCGAGTACGCCGCGACGATCGAGGACCTGACGGGGGTGGATCTGGACCTGGGGGCCGACTTCGTCAGCGACGCGGTGGCCGGCGAGGGGTTCACCAACGCCGGCGGCGGCCAGTTCATGCAGGACTCGACCCTGGAGCGGTACCTGGAGGCCGCCAGGCGGTTGGCCGACCACCTCGTGGTCGGCTCGGGCCCCCTGCGCTTCTTCGAGGATCCGGGCCGGACCGGCCGGGAGCTGTCGGCCATCACCCGGATCCAGGCGATCTACCAGGCCCACGGCTTCCGGACCGCCGCCGGGGAGGGGGCCGAGCCGTTCGGCCTGGACCTCTACCCCTCGGCCCTGCTCGTGGCCTGGCAGTACCGGCATCGGGAGGAGCTGGGCCTGGGGGACGTCGACCTCCCGACGCTCGCCCGACGGGAGGGCCGGAGCGTCCGGCTCTGCGAGCACCTCTGGCGGGTCCTCAACCGGGAGGAGGCCCCGTTCCCGCTCTCCCTGGTGATCGACGAGTGGCGGGCCCTGCCCCCCCCGGGCGAGCTGGGCCCGGAGGAGGCCCGTGCCCGATGCCTCGGCATCTGCGAACGGCTCCGGGGGTGGCAAAGCACGCTGGCCGCCTCGGCCGGCGACGAGGAGGAGGCGGCCGTCCTCACGGCCGGTGAGATCCGGGTGGCCCCCCGGCACGAGATGGCCGCCGACATCAGCTGGCCCGAGGGGGCGAGGTCCACCGAGTTCGTCCTCTCCGTCTCCCCGGCCAGCGACCACCCGATCGAGGACGCGGTGGTCCTCTGGCGGGACGCCCGGATCCGGCTCCGCCTGGAAGACCGGCGACGGGACCGGCCCCGGTCGATCGCCGAGTTCCTGGATCCCGAATCGGCCGATCGGCTGGCGATCGGCTCGCATCCCCGGGGCGGCCCGATCGACGAGGGGGACTTCGCGATCGGCGGCGGGGCCTCGGTGCCGGTGCGGCTCCGGATCCCCGAGGGGGCGATCTCGGCCCGGTTGACGGTCGAGGTGGAGCTGGACGAGGAGAGTCGGGAGTTCGGCATCGTCCGATGCCGGGTCGCCGACGGGGAGGTCGAGGGGGAGACGGCGGCCGAGGTGGGAGACACCTCGGCGCTGCTGGCCGACCCGGGCAATCCGCTGGTCGAGTCCTGGCGGGAGGGGGTCGCCGAGTTCGCCCGGCTCCTGCCCGAGGTCTCGCACCGGGAGCCCGCCCCCTCCGACCGGGACCCGATCCCGGCCCCCTTCGACGCCGCCTACAACATGCCCGAGCGGAACGAATTCCATTCGAGCATCAAGTACCACAGGGATGATGATTTCTTCGTCCGTCACGTGGCCGACGACGCCGCGAGGCTCCGGCTCGACCGGGCCTGGACCGACCTGCTCTCCTCGTTCGAGTACCACGACCTGAACCTCCGCTTCCTCTCCCGGAAGTTCGGGCTCGGCCTGGACGACGCCTCGATCGACTCGCTGGATGCCGGGACGATCGAAGCGATCCCGGAGGGCCCTCGGGCGTTCGTGACGCGCTGGAAGGACGAGCTTGAGGGGATGAGGCAGGCCCTGGAGGACGCCGAGCCGGGCCACGTCGAGGACGCCCTCCGGCTCGCCGGGCTCGCCTGGCGGAGGCCGCTCTCGTCCGGCGAACAGGGTCGGCTGCGTTCCTTCTACCGGGAGCTTCGGGCCGAGGCCGGGCTGGACCACGACCGGGCGATCCGGGCGCTTTTCGCCCGGATCCTGGTCTCCCCTGCGTTCCTGTACCGGGCCGAGCCGACGCCCGGGGACCGGCCCGGGGTCGTCCCGCTGGACGACTGGCAGCTGGCCAGCCGCCTGAGCTACTTCCTCTGGTCCTCGATGCCCGACGAGGAGCTGCGTCGGCTCGCCGCTGGGGGTCGGTTGCGGGATCCGGGGGAGCTGGCCCGCCAGGCCCGCCGGATGCTCAGCGACCCGAAGGCGGGGCGGCTGGCCTCGGAGTTCTTCGGCCAGTGGCTGGGCTTCTACCGGTTCGATCGCCATCGGGGGATCGACACGGGTGCGTTCCCCGAGTTCACCGAACGGCTCCGGGGCTCGATGTACGGGGAGGCCGAGGCGTTCTTCGGGCACCTCGTCCGGGAGGACCGGCCCGTCGACGAGATCCTCTTCGCCGACTACTCGTTCCTCGACCGCCGGCTCGCCGAGCACTACGGGATCCCGGCCGACTCGCTCCGGGAGGACGAATTCGCCCGGGTCGATGGATTGGACACCCACCACCGGGGAGGGCTGTTCGGCATGGGGAGCGTGCTGGCGGTCACGTCCGCCCCGCTCCGGACGAGCGCCGTGAAGCGGGGGGACTGGGTGCTGAGGAGGGTCGTCGGCACCCCGGTGCCGCCCCCCCCGGCCGACGTGGGCTCGATCCCGGCCGAGGAGGTCCTGCCCGACGGCCTGACGGTCCGGGAGCGGCTGGAGGCGCACCGCTCCGACGCCTCCTGCGTGAACTGCCACGCCCGGATCGACCCGCTCGGCTTCGCCCTGGAGCAGTTCGACCCGCTGGGGCGATGGCGAGACTCCTACGCCGACGGCCAGGAGATCGACACCTCGGGCACCCTGAGCGACGGGACGACGATCACCGGGCCGGGCGGCCTGAGGGACTACCTCCGCCGGGAGCGTCCCCGGTTCCACCGGACGATCGGCGCGAAGTTGCTGGGCTACGCCCTCGGCCGGGCCGAGCTGGTGTCCGACCGCCCCCTGGTGGGGCGGATGGTGGCGGACCTCGACGCCGGGGGCCGGTTCTCCGACCTGGTCGTCCGGGTCGTCACCAGCGAGCAATTCCGGAACCGCCGCAGCACTCCGTTCGAGCCCCCCGAGGGGGAGGCGTCGGGAGGGGAATGA
- a CDS encoding NAD(P)/FAD-dependent oxidoreductase, translating to MSLRITNLSLPLDEEESALPGRIADRLGVGDAEIGRWRILRKSLDARRRDDIRFVYTAEVSLADPDREAALLGPDRAPYAPDSFDWPEPGESPMGHRPVIVGSGPAGLFAAYFLALSGYRPLVLERGRAVKDRVADVRGFDEGGPVDPESNYLFGEGGAGTFSDGKLTSRGTGPDVRRVLEVIADCHGKPSVVYEHRPHLGSNRLPLIVRTLRRKIEELGGEVRFSCRVEDLDLRDGRLQGLMTSSGHVPGDVAVLAAGHSARDVYQMLLRRGVPLEFKPFQFGVRIEQPQEEIDRARYGPSAGHPALGAADYELATRAGDRDLFTFCMCAGGYVMGSVSEPGYFCTNGMSESRHDSPFANSGLVVTIGRADVGSDHPLAGVHFQQQAERRAYLAAGRSYRAPIQSVRDLMAGRASVGSVPSSYPRGTVATDLGLIMPPVVMEALERGLPRLDRSFRGLFLKGATLTGPESRGSSPVRIPRDSTSRESPAVLGLYPCGEGAGYAGGIVSAAVDGLRTARSLVSRYARPGS from the coding sequence ATGTCCCTGCGCATCACGAACCTCTCCCTGCCCCTGGACGAGGAGGAGTCGGCCCTGCCCGGCCGGATCGCCGATCGGCTCGGCGTCGGCGACGCCGAGATCGGCCGCTGGCGGATCCTCCGCAAGAGCCTCGACGCCCGGCGACGGGACGACATCCGGTTCGTCTACACCGCCGAGGTCTCCCTGGCCGACCCCGACCGGGAAGCCGCCCTGCTGGGCCCCGACCGCGCCCCGTATGCCCCCGACTCCTTCGACTGGCCCGAGCCGGGGGAGTCGCCGATGGGGCATCGCCCGGTGATCGTCGGCTCGGGGCCGGCGGGGCTCTTCGCGGCCTATTTCCTGGCGCTGAGCGGGTATCGCCCGCTGGTCCTGGAGCGGGGGAGGGCGGTCAAGGACCGGGTCGCCGACGTCCGGGGCTTCGACGAAGGGGGGCCGGTCGACCCCGAGAGCAACTACCTCTTCGGCGAGGGGGGCGCGGGCACCTTCAGCGACGGTAAGCTCACCAGCCGGGGGACCGGCCCCGACGTCCGGAGGGTCCTGGAGGTCATCGCCGACTGCCACGGCAAGCCCTCGGTCGTCTACGAGCATCGGCCCCACCTGGGCTCCAACCGCCTGCCCTTGATCGTCCGGACCCTGCGTCGGAAGATCGAGGAACTCGGCGGCGAGGTCCGCTTCTCCTGCCGGGTCGAGGACCTGGACCTCCGGGACGGCCGGCTTCAGGGCCTGATGACCAGCTCCGGCCACGTCCCGGGAGACGTGGCGGTGCTCGCCGCCGGCCACAGCGCCCGGGACGTCTACCAGATGCTCCTCCGGCGTGGGGTGCCGCTGGAGTTCAAGCCCTTCCAGTTCGGCGTCCGGATCGAGCAGCCCCAGGAGGAGATCGACCGGGCCCGCTACGGGCCCTCGGCCGGGCACCCCGCCCTGGGCGCCGCCGACTACGAGCTGGCCACGCGGGCCGGCGACCGCGACCTGTTCACCTTCTGCATGTGCGCCGGCGGCTACGTGATGGGCAGCGTCAGCGAGCCCGGCTACTTCTGCACCAACGGCATGAGCGAGAGCCGGCACGACTCCCCCTTCGCCAACAGCGGCCTGGTGGTGACGATCGGCCGGGCCGACGTCGGCTCGGATCACCCGCTGGCCGGTGTGCACTTCCAGCAACAGGCCGAGCGCCGGGCGTACCTGGCGGCGGGCCGATCGTACCGGGCGCCGATCCAGTCGGTCCGCGACCTGATGGCCGGCCGGGCGAGCGTCGGGTCGGTGCCGAGCAGCTACCCGAGGGGGACGGTGGCCACCGACCTCGGCCTGATCATGCCACCGGTGGTGATGGAGGCCCTGGAGCGCGGGCTCCCCCGGCTCGACCGCTCCTTCCGGGGCCTGTTCCTCAAGGGGGCGACCCTGACCGGCCCCGAGTCCCGGGGCAGCTCCCCGGTGCGGATCCCCCGGGACTCGACCTCTCGGGAGAGCCCCGCCGTCCTCGGGCTCTACCCCTGCGGCGAGGGGGCCGGCTACGCCGGGGGGATCGTCAGCGCCGCCGTCGACGGCCTCCGGACCGCCCGGTCCCTCGTCTCTCGGTACGCCCGGCCGGGCTCCTGA
- a CDS encoding YfbK domain-containing protein — MTFDPDDPRLTAFALGELDEADRAAVEALLATSPEASRFVAGVRQTAAILTESLRQEPSPGLSIVQRLDLEARLVGGPKEAAPRPGPGGSAASLLPMRRALAALAAGLLLAAGGFGIGRLSLPASAPGRAASVAESLSGPSPAPRAAEAELAYADPAGPAVEPEAGPEPEAGPGRVDEAAVALVPAEPSSPAAGAGPPPAPARSMAASPMVALPPDRDFQEGAIDEAPAVAFREPADREAEGFAVARGFERGAGPGEAARKAGRGPGEVPADLRDEPSQLGQSTALRAQTQAGQPQGDAASLGMGFSPERPGRPATGEMAGGMAGMAGMAGMGMMQAKQDGAAPDPPGIAPGAAGRAGGRAAKVEAGNVVEVIELADGHVRNRIALPAPVREVVLDATGSQLLAEGADGSMSVYHVESGRLLNALRFDREPLPEARFGPGGEVILSNLGDGLVQAGGAPGAGWRSPEADPVAVLPVDPGRASLEEVGRRLDLGLVPIGREVPIAGLVNAPPYPYPYPGPEGDGGGGAVSVDARVVAAPWDLGHRLVRIALVARRVADDEDPGAPPVVAEGVSAEVAFNPARVASYRPIGFDGRPSPGPAGGAPALRAGDRATLLIEVEPTENGRGAAGAPLASRYLAADPATRDELLAVSVSYREPGMEAPRSVDRPVLDAAGALDEAPGDVRLASAMAWFGLALAGAVEDVPGAIDGVSALVGSIDEDFLPEYRRPLLGLIDRARALAGGWPDGAPR, encoded by the coding sequence ATGACCTTCGACCCCGACGACCCGAGACTGACCGCCTTCGCCCTGGGGGAGCTGGACGAGGCCGACCGCGCCGCCGTCGAGGCCCTGCTGGCGACGAGCCCCGAGGCGTCCCGGTTCGTCGCCGGGGTCCGCCAGACGGCGGCGATCCTGACCGAGTCGCTCCGGCAGGAGCCCTCGCCGGGGCTGTCGATCGTCCAGCGGCTGGACCTGGAGGCCCGGCTCGTCGGGGGCCCGAAGGAGGCGGCGCCGAGGCCGGGGCCGGGGGGGTCGGCCGCGTCCCTGCTGCCGATGCGTCGGGCGCTGGCGGCGCTGGCCGCGGGGCTGCTGCTGGCGGCGGGGGGCTTCGGGATCGGCCGGCTGTCGCTGCCAGCGTCGGCCCCCGGCCGGGCGGCGTCGGTCGCTGAGTCGTTGTCCGGGCCCTCACCCGCCCCCCGGGCCGCCGAGGCCGAGCTGGCCTACGCCGACCCGGCCGGCCCGGCCGTCGAACCCGAGGCCGGGCCGGAGCCCGAGGCCGGGCCGGGCCGGGTCGACGAGGCGGCCGTGGCCCTCGTGCCGGCCGAGCCGTCCTCCCCGGCCGCCGGGGCCGGGCCGCCGCCGGCCCCGGCCCGGTCGATGGCCGCTTCCCCGATGGTCGCCCTGCCGCCGGACCGGGACTTCCAAGAGGGGGCGATCGACGAGGCCCCGGCGGTCGCCTTCCGTGAGCCGGCCGATCGGGAGGCTGAGGGGTTTGCCGTCGCTCGCGGCTTCGAGCGGGGGGCGGGACCGGGCGAGGCCGCCCGGAAGGCCGGGCGGGGGCCGGGGGAGGTCCCCGCCGATCTCCGGGACGAGCCGAGTCAACTGGGCCAGTCGACCGCCCTCCGGGCTCAGACCCAGGCCGGGCAGCCCCAGGGCGATGCGGCGAGCCTGGGCATGGGCTTCTCCCCCGAACGACCGGGCCGCCCGGCGACGGGGGAGATGGCCGGCGGCATGGCAGGCATGGCAGGCATGGCAGGCATGGGGATGATGCAGGCCAAGCAGGACGGAGCGGCTCCCGACCCGCCGGGGATCGCCCCGGGGGCGGCCGGGCGGGCGGGCGGCCGGGCCGCGAAGGTCGAGGCGGGGAACGTCGTCGAGGTGATCGAGCTGGCCGACGGCCACGTCCGCAACCGGATCGCGCTGCCGGCGCCGGTCCGGGAGGTCGTGCTCGACGCGACCGGCTCGCAGTTGCTCGCCGAGGGGGCCGACGGGTCGATGTCGGTCTACCACGTCGAGTCGGGCCGGCTCCTCAACGCCCTGCGATTCGACCGGGAGCCGCTGCCGGAGGCCCGGTTCGGCCCGGGGGGCGAGGTGATCCTCTCGAACCTGGGGGACGGGCTCGTCCAGGCCGGGGGGGCGCCGGGGGCGGGCTGGCGGAGCCCGGAGGCCGACCCGGTGGCGGTGCTGCCGGTCGACCCGGGCCGGGCCTCGCTCGAGGAGGTCGGCCGCCGGCTCGACCTCGGGCTCGTGCCGATCGGCCGGGAGGTGCCGATCGCCGGGTTGGTGAACGCCCCCCCCTACCCCTACCCCTACCCCGGGCCCGAGGGGGACGGGGGCGGGGGCGCCGTCTCGGTCGACGCCCGGGTGGTGGCGGCCCCCTGGGACCTGGGGCATCGGCTCGTCCGGATCGCCCTGGTCGCCCGGCGGGTGGCCGACGACGAGGATCCGGGGGCGCCGCCGGTGGTGGCCGAGGGGGTCTCGGCCGAGGTCGCGTTCAACCCGGCCCGGGTCGCCTCCTATCGGCCGATCGGTTTCGACGGCCGGCCGTCCCCGGGGCCCGCCGGGGGGGCGCCGGCCCTGAGGGCGGGCGACCGGGCCACGCTGCTGATCGAGGTCGAGCCGACGGAAAACGGCCGGGGGGCCGCCGGGGCCCCCCTCGCCTCCCGATATCTCGCCGCCGACCCCGCGACCCGGGACGAGCTGCTGGCGGTTTCGGTCTCCTATCGGGAGCCCGGCATGGAGGCGCCCCGCTCGGTCGACCGGCCGGTGCTCGACGCCGCCGGGGCCCTCGACGAGGCCCCGGGGGACGTCCGACTCGCCTCGGCGATGGCCTGGTTCGGGCTGGCCCTGGCGGGGGCCGTCGAGGACGTGCCGGGGGCGATCGACGGCGTCTCGGCCCTCGTCGGCTCGATCGACGAGGACTTCCTCCCCGAGTACCGCCGCCCGCTGCTCGGGCTCATCGACCGGGCCCGGGCGCTGGCCGGGGGGTGGCCGGACGGCGCCCCCCGATGA
- a CDS encoding RNA polymerase sigma factor: MAGGDPSAATDRDGWIRAAVERFEGPLTRYAVRVVGEVEAARDIVQETFLKLCGQDRGRVEPHLAEWLFTVCRNRALDVLRKEGRVSRSRDPETRLGVVPAADADPADGQERRDELDRVLRLMAMLPESQQEVIRLRFQEGFSYKEISRITGFSVGNVGYLLHMGLKSLRGRLGVPDDGAASPGRHA; this comes from the coding sequence ATGGCGGGCGGGGACCCTTCGGCAGCGACCGACCGGGACGGGTGGATCCGGGCCGCCGTGGAGCGGTTCGAGGGGCCGTTGACGCGCTACGCCGTGCGGGTCGTCGGCGAGGTGGAGGCGGCCCGGGACATCGTGCAGGAGACGTTCCTGAAGCTCTGCGGGCAGGACCGGGGACGGGTCGAGCCGCACCTGGCCGAGTGGCTGTTCACCGTCTGCCGCAACCGGGCGCTCGACGTGCTCCGCAAGGAGGGCCGCGTGAGTCGATCCAGGGACCCCGAGACGAGGCTGGGCGTCGTCCCCGCCGCCGACGCCGACCCGGCCGACGGCCAGGAGCGCCGGGACGAGCTGGACCGGGTCCTCCGGCTGATGGCGATGCTCCCGGAGTCGCAGCAGGAGGTGATCCGGCTGCGGTTCCAGGAGGGATTCTCCTATAAAGAGATCAGCCGGATCACCGGCTTCAGCGTGGGCAACGTGGGATACCTGCTGCACATGGGGCTCAAGTCGCTGCGGGGGCGGCTGGGGGTCCCCGACGACGGGGCCGCCTCGCCGGGCCGACATGCCTGA
- a CDS encoding serine/threonine-protein kinase, protein MPGSHRSDELEFAARMVRIGRLRPDQFAAACSEWLHRPDSSLGELLRALGWPPPDGWPIPGSITTQPDGPGPDRPIPPPPPAGASTETVDPPDSIETVDPLGSTRALVPPGPTGPVDPSGPTELFDPSGSTRPLDPPGQGPTTGPAAAPDRYHRLDPVGKGGLGLVWRAIDRHLGREVALKEPRPDRPVGSSGSARFLEEARVTGQLQHPGIVPLFDLVDEPALGGPFYTMRLVEGRTLKQAAVDYHEGLGDGRAGPSELVGLLTAFVSACLAVAYAHARGVLHRDLKGANVILGDFGEVHVLDWGLAKLSGGSDPESESESGRSPLVLDPSPDRDATLAHQAVGTPGLMAPEQTGRLPGAPPPDHRTDVYGLGATLYEILTGRAPFHAPTQAEVLRLVCEQPPVPPRQHNPAAPPALQAVCLKALAKDPADRYGSAAELADEVRRWLADEPVRAYPEPPSARLSRWGRRHRSAVLAAAVVLVAVSLTLAAAAAVISGKNRALAVARDEAREAAALAVRERDLAEENLESARDLALDMLGLSEDALAQTPGAASIRKRLVVRVLQTFRALHDRRPDDPGIRRDLAEVLAELAKVRQLLDELVPSTEDASASIRLLEGLLDESPGTAEVENRLAELLRNQSDTLRTLGRLREASDALARAAEISRRRLGAGPDDDGRRTLGSIRYDQADLEARRGRLDASLRLVDEALDLLRALNDRPDPQPVDPMLLGLALDRRGRTLTGLDWPEEAERALDEGIAHARAWLERTGGNNNHRWILSLCLDALARLLAPQPGRRAEAEAAAVEAVEQWRANVEYDDDLPHYRAGLADALAFRGGLRLDAGDLDAARQDFDAALGLLSRLLRESPGVPAYRGQAGRLFAGLGRLSLRRDDPEQAVRRLEVAVAFLRLAVEGSPEDDLDRRSLESALDALESARRRLPP, encoded by the coding sequence ATGCCCGGATCCCACCGCTCGGACGAGCTGGAATTCGCCGCCCGGATGGTCCGGATCGGTCGGCTCCGCCCCGACCAGTTCGCCGCCGCCTGCTCGGAGTGGTTGCATCGGCCCGACTCCTCGCTGGGGGAGCTGCTCCGGGCCCTCGGCTGGCCCCCCCCGGACGGCTGGCCGATTCCCGGCTCGATCACCACCCAGCCCGACGGTCCGGGCCCTGATCGCCCGATTCCCCCGCCCCCCCCCGCCGGGGCCTCGACCGAGACGGTCGACCCCCCCGACTCGATCGAGACGGTCGACCCCCTCGGCTCGACCCGTGCACTCGTCCCCCCCGGCCCGACCGGGCCGGTCGACCCCTCCGGCCCGACCGAGCTGTTCGACCCCTCGGGCTCGACCCGCCCGCTCGACCCCCCCGGCCAGGGCCCGACGACCGGCCCGGCCGCCGCCCCGGACCGCTACCACCGGCTCGATCCGGTGGGGAAGGGGGGCCTCGGCCTGGTCTGGCGGGCGATCGACCGGCACCTCGGCCGGGAGGTCGCCCTGAAGGAGCCCCGGCCCGACCGGCCCGTCGGCTCCTCCGGCTCGGCCCGGTTCCTGGAGGAGGCCCGGGTCACGGGGCAGCTCCAGCACCCCGGCATCGTCCCCCTCTTCGACCTCGTCGACGAGCCCGCCCTCGGCGGCCCCTTCTACACCATGCGGCTGGTCGAGGGCCGCACGCTCAAGCAGGCCGCCGTCGACTACCACGAGGGGCTCGGCGACGGCCGGGCCGGGCCCTCGGAGCTGGTCGGCCTGCTCACCGCCTTCGTCTCCGCCTGCCTGGCCGTCGCCTACGCCCACGCCCGGGGCGTCCTGCACCGGGACCTCAAGGGGGCCAACGTCATCCTCGGCGACTTCGGCGAGGTCCACGTCCTGGACTGGGGCCTGGCCAAGCTGTCCGGCGGGTCCGACCCCGAGTCCGAGTCCGAGTCCGGCCGATCCCCCCTGGTCCTCGACCCCTCGCCCGACCGGGACGCCACCCTGGCCCATCAGGCCGTCGGCACCCCGGGCCTCATGGCCCCCGAGCAGACCGGCAGGCTGCCGGGCGCCCCCCCCCCGGATCACCGGACCGACGTCTACGGCCTCGGCGCCACCCTCTACGAGATCCTCACCGGCCGGGCCCCCTTCCACGCCCCGACCCAGGCCGAGGTCCTCCGGCTGGTCTGCGAGCAGCCCCCCGTCCCCCCCCGGCAGCACAACCCCGCCGCCCCCCCCGCGCTCCAGGCGGTCTGCCTGAAGGCCCTGGCCAAGGACCCGGCCGACCGCTACGGCTCCGCCGCCGAGCTGGCCGACGAGGTCCGCCGCTGGCTGGCCGACGAGCCCGTGCGAGCCTACCCCGAGCCCCCCTCCGCCCGGCTCTCCCGGTGGGGCCGCCGGCACCGATCGGCCGTCCTCGCCGCCGCCGTGGTCCTGGTCGCCGTGTCGCTCACCCTCGCCGCCGCCGCCGCGGTGATCTCCGGCAAGAACCGGGCGCTCGCCGTCGCCCGGGACGAGGCCCGGGAGGCCGCCGCCCTCGCCGTCCGGGAGCGGGACCTGGCCGAGGAGAACCTCGAATCGGCCCGCGACCTGGCCCTCGACATGCTCGGACTCTCCGAGGACGCCCTCGCCCAGACCCCCGGGGCCGCCTCCATCCGCAAGCGGCTCGTGGTGAGGGTCCTGCAAACCTTCCGCGCGCTGCACGACCGCCGCCCGGACGACCCCGGCATCCGCCGGGACCTGGCCGAGGTCCTCGCCGAGCTGGCCAAGGTCCGCCAGCTCCTCGACGAGCTGGTCCCCTCGACCGAGGACGCGTCGGCCTCGATCCGGCTGCTCGAAGGGCTCCTCGACGAGTCCCCCGGCACGGCCGAGGTCGAGAACCGCCTGGCCGAGCTGCTCCGCAACCAGTCCGACACCCTCCGCACCCTCGGCCGACTCCGGGAGGCGAGCGACGCCCTGGCCCGGGCCGCCGAGATCTCCCGGAGACGCCTGGGGGCCGGGCCCGACGACGACGGCCGCCGCACCCTGGGTTCCATCCGCTACGACCAGGCCGACCTGGAGGCCCGGAGGGGCCGGCTCGACGCCTCGCTGCGACTGGTCGACGAGGCCCTCGACCTGCTCCGGGCCCTCAACGACCGGCCCGACCCCCAGCCCGTCGACCCCATGCTCCTGGGCCTGGCCCTCGACCGGAGGGGGAGGACCCTGACCGGCCTCGATTGGCCCGAGGAGGCCGAGCGGGCCCTGGACGAGGGGATCGCCCACGCCCGGGCCTGGCTGGAGCGGACCGGCGGCAACAACAACCACCGCTGGATCCTCTCCCTCTGCCTCGACGCCCTCGCCCGGCTCCTCGCCCCGCAGCCCGGCCGGCGGGCCGAGGCCGAGGCCGCCGCCGTGGAGGCCGTCGAGCAGTGGCGGGCGAACGTCGAGTACGACGACGACCTCCCCCACTACCGGGCCGGCCTGGCCGACGCCCTCGCCTTCCGGGGCGGGCTCCGCCTGGATGCCGGCGACCTCGACGCCGCCCGGCAGGACTTCGATGCCGCCCTCGGCCTGCTCTCCCGGCTGCTCCGGGAGTCCCCCGGGGTGCCCGCCTACCGGGGCCAGGCCGGCCGCCTCTTCGCCGGGCTCGGCCGCCTCTCCCTCCGGCGCGACGACCCCGAGCAGGCCGTCCGACGCCTGGAAGTCGCCGTCGCCTTCCTCCGGCTCGCCGTCGAGGGCAGCCCCGAGGACGACCTCGACCGCCGGAGCCTCGAATCGGCCCTCGATGCCCTCGAATCCGCCCGACGGCGACTCCCCCCCTGA